In Helianthus annuus cultivar XRQ/B chromosome 8, HanXRQr2.0-SUNRISE, whole genome shotgun sequence, a single genomic region encodes these proteins:
- the LOC110870505 gene encoding uncharacterized protein LOC110870505: MDCGGRESFSGNERTLTASRKEELLILYRSASDVVVGAVLLVERDGVQTPIYYISKMLTGPETRYSIMEKLVLALVHALRRLRKYFSGHIVSVLTNYHLGQVLSKPDVAGRLEKWAIELGGHNILYKPRPTIKGQVLADFITEVPFAKIQECEAIQNLVPVFDESVWILHTDGASNDDGVGAGLRLVSTNNHEFTYAIRLDFKSTNNEAKYEAFLAGLLLAIKMGAKNLEAYIDSLLVAGQINGLYDAKGEAMSLYLEQAIAKFHTFKVIHTNRSENKHADALSKLAATSFKHLAKEVRIEVLSNPSVPLHVNMVEIWNPSWMSPIIMFLQHGTLPEGKAEARKIHNKALNYEMANGIMYQKSYMGPLLRCVDKHDAQYLVREIHEGLCGTHAGPRMVVAKIMSAGYYWPGMHLDAVETLRKCASCQCHAPKTLRPKKSFGSGNHSMAFPTVGNRSDNDTNFASEDLQKWMKEMHIEHSFAYVAHPQVNGQVVRINKQIVDDIKARLGTARRGWVNKLPSILWAHRTMPKTSTGETPFSLVFGTKAVISAEIGLPSLRMLAMEKQNNE; the protein is encoded by the exons ggagtccaaactccaatttaTTATATCAGCAAAATGTTAACTGGTCCGGAAACCCGTTATTCAATCATGGAGAAGCTTGTTCTGGCCTTAGTTCACGCCTTGCGCAGGTTACGCAAGTATTTTTCGGGCCACATTGTAAGTGTTCTTACAAATTATCACTTGGGTCAGGTTCTATCCAAACCAGATGTTGCGGGCCGGTTGGAAAAGTGGGCCATTGAATTGGGTGGACATAATATCTTATATAAGCCGCGCCCAACTATCAAGGGCCAAGTTCTGGCAGATTTCATTACTGAAGTTCCGTTCGCTAAAATCCAAGAATGTGAAGCCATACAGAATCTTGTCCCAGTCTTCGACGAGAGTGTTTGGATCTTGCATACAGACGGTGCTTCCAATGATGACGGCGTAGGGGCTGGCCTTCGTCTAGTCAGCACCAACAATCATGAATTTACTTACGCCATTCGGTTGGACTTCAAAAGCACCAACAATGAAGCAAAGTATGAAGCATTTCTTGCAGGTCTTCTCTTAGCAATCAAAATGGGGGCGAAGAATTTGGAGGCGTATATTGATTCTCTACTGGTTGCTGGGCAGATCAACGGTCTTTATGACGCGAAAGGTGAAGCAATGTCCCTATACCTTGAACAGGCGATTGCTAAATTTCATACTTTCAAGGTTATTCATACCAACCGAAGTGAAAATAAGCATGCGGATGCACTCAGCAAGTTAGCTGCTACAAGTTTCAAACATCTAGCAAAAGAGGTGCGCATCGAGGTTCTCTCAAACCCGTCTGTTCCTTTACATGTAAACATGGTGGAAATTTGGAATCCATCTTGGATGTCTCCGATTATTATGTTCTTACAGCACGGGACTCTTCCGGAGGGAAAGGCGGAAGCAAGAAAAATTCATAACAAAGCGTTGAATTATGAAATGGCTAATGGAATTATGTACCAGAAGTCCTATATGGGTCCTCTTTTACGATGTGTTGACAAACATGACGCGCAATACTTGGTTCGAGAAATCCACGAAGGATTATGCGGAACCCATGCCGGTCCTCGCATGGTGGTGGCAAAAATTATGAGCGCAGGCTATTACTGGCCTGGCATGCACTTGGATGCCGTCGAGACTTTGCGCAAATGTGCATCATGCCAATGCCATGCTCCAAAGACCCTCCGCCCAAAAAAATCCTTTGGTTCCGGTAACCACAGCATGGCCTTTCCAACAGTGGGCAATCGATCTG ATAACGATACCAATTTTGCTTCTGAGGATTTACAAAAATGGATGAAAGAGATGCACATCGAGCACAGTTTCGCCTATGTGGCGCATCCACAGGTAAATGGTCAAGTTGTGAGAATCAATAAGCAGATTGTGGATGATATCAAGGCAAGATTGGGAACCGCAAGAAGAGGCTGGGTCAATAAGTTGCCAAGTATTCTTTGGGCTCATCGCACCATGCCAAAGACTAGCACGGGTGAAACACCATTCAGCCTTGTCTTTGGAACGAAGGCTGTGATCTCGGCAGAAATCGGTCTTCCGTCACTCCGCATGCTAGCCATGGAGAAACAGAACAATGAATAA